The Fimbriimonadales bacterium genome has a window encoding:
- a CDS encoding glycosyltransferase family 39 protein, translating into MFILKDVAEVSPYIGFLIVLFLCFLSVSIGLLVISRWVSDLPVEARWGLGGAVGLGVISIATFFVGLLGWFHYGVFFVGLWVLVGVWSFYRTRAFILEKIKTTPIVRILWMFILLLFLLRLPSVLTPSVGADWDSVSHQLAMSKIWLREGKLDYIFFMHQSNIAPGINMLYLWGLALGGQSGAKTFAFCFALFAVLCVAGITAKRYDRNIGYCAALAFLSAPVALWEIGTAYVDVAHGLFTGSAILFSAFYLRERERKWLWLSGICLGFGLGTKYTGFQVAAGIVLTMLLFGFYDGWKEGERKFVRVLSPPLWLLVVAIAIASPWYVRNIVNTGNPIYPFFYEVFDGKNWNAQAAEAYRVEQQRFGIGQTETGKSWKAFPGSITALSLMPHLHINGGVPWGAMGIVFVVSLVVWFFSGKMGREEAAIMTMIFITLFTWFYLTQQSRYLIGLLIPSSFLIGGAAARLSFRYIAVGIIALQVLWSLFLFAFGSDLPLQLKNLLSGKTEKEMLTEMVSVDGHRVRRFPFGEPTEYINALQRKEPEKKISVALYDEVRGFYLDVDYFWANPGHHTYIPYDRIRSPEELVEALKKLGATHVYMNLDPAIIGGEEYRKLRQGLYDILYEEDAILSLDRSPESLSDYRWLILLAYADAWLELEKIFMAPGAKEGDFIPESVLFRIASR; encoded by the coding sequence CCGTGTCAATCGGATTGCTCGTTATTTCGAGATGGGTTTCCGATTTGCCGGTCGAAGCGAGGTGGGGATTAGGTGGGGCAGTCGGATTAGGGGTGATCAGCATTGCAACTTTTTTCGTAGGTTTGTTGGGATGGTTCCATTACGGGGTGTTTTTCGTGGGATTATGGGTGCTTGTCGGGGTGTGGTCATTTTATCGAACGCGGGCGTTCATTCTCGAAAAGATAAAAACTACGCCGATTGTGCGCATTCTTTGGATGTTCATTTTGCTTTTGTTTCTCTTGAGGCTTCCATCCGTACTCACCCCGAGTGTCGGTGCTGATTGGGATTCGGTGAGTCATCAATTGGCAATGAGCAAGATATGGCTGAGGGAGGGCAAACTCGACTACATTTTTTTCATGCATCAAAGCAACATAGCCCCTGGGATAAACATGCTTTATCTCTGGGGTTTGGCATTGGGGGGGCAATCGGGAGCGAAAACTTTCGCATTCTGTTTTGCGCTTTTCGCAGTGTTATGCGTTGCTGGAATCACGGCGAAACGATACGATAGAAATATAGGTTATTGCGCCGCTCTCGCGTTTTTGAGTGCACCGGTTGCTCTTTGGGAGATCGGCACTGCATACGTAGACGTCGCTCACGGACTTTTCACCGGCTCTGCGATTCTGTTCAGCGCGTTTTATCTTCGGGAAAGAGAAAGGAAATGGCTTTGGTTATCGGGAATCTGCTTAGGCTTCGGATTGGGAACGAAATACACAGGGTTTCAAGTCGCGGCAGGAATCGTTCTAACGATGCTGCTTTTCGGGTTTTACGATGGATGGAAAGAAGGTGAACGGAAATTTGTACGGGTTTTATCCCCCCCTTTATGGCTATTAGTCGTAGCTATTGCGATTGCCTCTCCATGGTATGTGCGAAATATCGTAAACACGGGCAATCCCATTTATCCTTTTTTCTATGAGGTTTTCGATGGCAAAAATTGGAATGCGCAGGCAGCCGAAGCGTATCGAGTAGAGCAGCAGCGATTCGGCATAGGACAAACGGAAACGGGTAAGAGTTGGAAAGCGTTTCCGGGTTCGATAACCGCACTATCGCTCATGCCCCATCTTCACATCAATGGGGGGGTTCCTTGGGGTGCAATGGGAATCGTTTTCGTAGTTTCTCTCGTCGTTTGGTTTTTCTCGGGGAAAATGGGTCGAGAAGAAGCGGCGATTATGACGATGATATTTATTACGCTCTTTACATGGTTTTATCTTACACAGCAATCGCGTTACTTAATCGGACTGCTCATTCCTTCTTCATTTTTGATAGGGGGGGCGGCCGCTAGGCTTTCTTTTCGATACATTGCAGTCGGTATTATCGCCTTGCAAGTTTTATGGTCCTTATTTTTGTTCGCTTTCGGTAGCGATTTGCCGTTGCAATTGAAAAACCTGCTCTCGGGAAAGACGGAAAAAGAGATGCTCACAGAGATGGTTTCCGTAGATGGGCATCGCGTGCGTCGTTTTCCCTTCGGAGAGCCTACGGAATACATCAACGCGCTTCAGAGAAAAGAGCCAGAGAAGAAAATAAGTGTCGCATTATATGACGAAGTGCGTGGATTTTATTTGGATGTAGATTATTTTTGGGCGAACCCCGGCCATCACACCTATATCCCTTACGATAGGATTCGTTCTCCGGAAGAGTTAGTCGAAGCACTGAAAAAGTTAGGTGCGACTCATGTCTATATGAATTTAGATCCAGCGATAATTGGGGGGGAAGAGTATAGGAAATTGAGGCAGGGGTTATACGATATTCTATATGAAGAGGATGCGATTTTGAGTTTAGACCGCTCTCCTGAGAGTTTGTCCGATTACCGATGGCTTATTTTGCTTGCTTACGCCGATGCTTGGTTAGAGTTGGAAAAGATTTTCATGGCTCCTGGTGCGAAAGAGGGCGACTTCATTCCGGAGTCCGTATTGTTTCGGATTGCTTCTCGGTAA
- a CDS encoding metal-dependent transcriptional regulator, with the protein MAISLRVPASCRPGENQRTKRAFTEIVEEYVEGIYRLREALGKVTTGDLAEYMCVSPGSATAMLKKLKQLGLAEYERYKGVNLTPNGEKLAKLLSRSHRILKSFLVSAVGLPWNDVHELACKLEHYISPDVIEQMYERIGRPKTCPHGNPIDPDYDDGSFRLADACIGDQLKVVKLTNESYEFLKFIEDIGLVPGAEFKAIGSTEFDGLIHLEIKGKPITVGREVSRHVWVSRI; encoded by the coding sequence ATGGCAATCTCTCTTCGTGTTCCTGCAAGTTGCCGTCCTGGTGAGAACCAAAGGACGAAGCGCGCATTCACCGAGATCGTCGAGGAATACGTAGAAGGAATCTATCGGCTCCGTGAAGCCCTCGGGAAAGTTACTACAGGCGATTTAGCCGAATATATGTGCGTCTCTCCGGGGAGCGCAACTGCCATGCTCAAAAAACTCAAACAACTCGGTTTGGCAGAATACGAGCGCTATAAAGGGGTGAACCTAACACCGAATGGCGAAAAACTCGCGAAACTTCTCAGCCGCTCTCATCGAATTCTGAAAAGTTTCCTCGTTAGCGCCGTCGGCTTACCGTGGAACGATGTGCACGAACTTGCATGCAAACTCGAGCATTACATCTCTCCGGATGTCATCGAACAAATGTACGAGAGAATCGGACGACCGAAAACTTGCCCCCATGGAAACCCTATTGACCCCGACTACGATGATGGCAGTTTTCGCTTAGCAGACGCCTGCATCGGCGACCAACTCAAAGTGGTGAAGTTAACCAACGAAAGTTACGAATTTCTCAAATTCATCGAAGACATAGGCCTAGTTCCTGGTGCGGAATTCAAAGCCATAGGCTCGACCGAATTCGACGGCTTAATTCATTTAGAAATCAAAGGAAAGCCGATAACAGTGGGAAGAGAGGTTTCTCGACACGTCTGGGTATCGAGAATTTAA
- the alr gene encoding alanine racemase, which produces MQLFPRTWAEISLDALRWNLRQIRSKLPPRTLLALVVKADAYGHGLIPIARAASNFGADWIAVATVQEGIALREAGIEAPILVLAPALPIEAQQVVFYELSSLVESLQTAEAISHAATQQGRIAKIHLKIDTGMARFGVQPEEAVKFAESIIAMPNVRLEGIASHFANAAFSNEYTQWQYERFQKALCEIKERNIHPEIIHIGNSAALVNFPEAMNYNMVRIGILAYGITHVGDPGFEIRPVLRWKARIMAMRELEAGSFIGYNCTYRTSSKARIATLGVGYGDGYHRALSNKGFVMLHGKPCPIRGLVCMDQIMVETTHVPEAKVGDEAILLGPELNAVELAKIVGTTPHEITTRIMSRVPRYYIS; this is translated from the coding sequence GTGCAGCTGTTCCCCCGCACCTGGGCAGAAATTTCTTTAGATGCTCTCCGTTGGAATCTGCGACAAATCCGCTCTAAACTTCCCCCTCGCACTCTGCTGGCTCTCGTCGTAAAAGCAGATGCTTATGGGCATGGTCTTATTCCCATCGCACGAGCGGCATCGAATTTCGGCGCAGATTGGATTGCGGTTGCAACCGTGCAAGAGGGCATTGCTCTTCGTGAAGCAGGAATCGAAGCCCCGATACTCGTTCTTGCGCCTGCTCTTCCGATTGAAGCGCAACAGGTTGTTTTTTATGAACTGAGCAGTCTCGTCGAATCCTTACAAACTGCAGAGGCTATTTCTCACGCTGCAACTCAACAAGGGCGAATCGCTAAAATCCATCTGAAAATCGATACAGGAATGGCGCGTTTCGGTGTGCAACCCGAGGAAGCAGTGAAATTCGCTGAAAGCATCATTGCCATGCCCAACGTGCGATTAGAAGGCATAGCGAGTCATTTTGCAAACGCGGCGTTCTCGAATGAATATACGCAATGGCAGTATGAGCGCTTTCAAAAAGCGCTTTGTGAAATAAAAGAACGAAACATCCATCCGGAAATCATCCATATCGGGAATAGCGCTGCATTGGTCAACTTCCCGGAAGCAATGAATTACAACATGGTGCGAATCGGCATACTCGCTTATGGAATTACGCACGTTGGAGACCCAGGTTTTGAAATCCGACCTGTTCTGCGTTGGAAGGCGCGCATTATGGCGATGCGCGAATTGGAAGCAGGTTCGTTTATCGGTTACAACTGCACGTATCGCACATCATCAAAGGCGCGAATCGCTACTCTCGGAGTAGGCTACGGTGACGGCTACCACCGTGCGCTCAGCAACAAAGGGTTCGTCATGCTCCACGGAAAGCCATGCCCGATTCGCGGTCTCGTTTGTATGGATCAAATCATGGTCGAAACGACGCATGTGCCTGAAGCGAAGGTGGGTGACGAGGCAATTCTCTTGGGTCCTGAATTGAACGCAGTGGAACTAGCGAAAATAGTCGGCACGACTCCGCACGAAATCACTACGCGCATTATGTCCCGCGTGCCACGCTATTACATTTCGTAA